Proteins found in one Aethina tumida isolate Nest 87 chromosome 1, icAetTumi1.1, whole genome shotgun sequence genomic segment:
- the LOC126266494 gene encoding histone H1E-like isoform X3, with protein sequence MASQPPSTPRGPFIAPTAVMVTEALRELRKRKGSSLIAIKKYVLAHYNVNPRRITAFLKRHIKAKIANGELIRKTGRGTRGSFKLPHKAVKKTDDSETSGTAVLPKKRGRKPKVVVTTAAAIPSTSSAAPSSAKKSATEPVKKPDTNLAAKTGTKGAAKINNDSATASNTAIASTSAASLATASAGPSTDSTAGTSAVGNATNAPKKRGRKRNVTSDQMVAAGPSAGSSAGTSAVGNATTTPKKRGRKRNVTSDQTVAATANRRRIKKRKMARLRAKSSRIRLARGCKNKGAEFRRNLRVRFTALM encoded by the exons ATGGCATCCCAACCTCCTTCAACACCTAGAGGACCATTCATTGCTCCAACTGCCGTAATGGTTACCGAAGCTCTACGTGAACTGAGGAAGCGCAAAG GTTCGTCTTTGAttgctattaaaaaatacgtaCTAGCTCATTACAATGTAAATCCAAGAAGGATTACTGCATTTCTGAAACGCCATATTAAGGCCAAGATTGCCAACGGGGAACTGATTCGCAAGACCGGACGCGGTACTCGCGGATCGTTCAAGTTGCCCCATAAAGCTGTCAAAAAGACAGATGATTCCGAAACGTCAGGAACGGCCGTTCTGCCTAAGAAGAGGGGTAGAAAGCCGAAAGTGGTTGTTACTACTGCAGCTGCTATTCCTTCAACCTCTTCTGCGGCTCCGTCTTCGGCTAAAAAATCTGCCACTGAACCCGTCAAGAAACCGGACACCAATCTTGCAGCTAAAACTGGTACAAAAG GTGCTGCTAAGATCAATAATGATTCTGCCACTGCTAGTAATACGGCCATTGCTTCAACTTCGGCTGCTAGTTTAGCTACCGCATCGGCTGGGCCATCCACTGATAGCACAGCGGGCACATCTGCTGTTGGCAACGCTACGAATGCCCCGAAGAAGAGGGGAAGAAAAAGGAATGTCACCTCAGACCAAATGGTTGCAGCTGGACCATCCGCTGGTAGCTCAGCGGGCACCTCTGCTGTTGGCAATGCTACGACTACCCCAAAGAAGAGGGGAAGAAAAAGGAACGTAACCTCAGACCAAACGGTTGCAGCCACAGCAAACAGAAGAAGAATCAAGAAGCGAAAGATGGCCAGATTGCGCGCTAAATCGTCGAGAATAAGATTAGCTAGAGGCTGTAAGAATAAAGGAGCGGAATTCAGGAGGAATCTCAGAGTCCGCTTCACGGCCCTAATGTAA
- the LOC126266494 gene encoding histone H1E-like isoform X1, with product MASQPPSASRGPFIAPTAVMVTEALRELRKRKGSSLIAIKKYVLAHYNVNPRRITAFLKRHIKAKIANGELIRKTGRGTRGSFKLPHKAVKKTDDSETSGTAVLPKKRGKKPKVVVTTAAAIPSTSSAAPSSAKKSATEPVKKPDTNLAAKTGTKGAAKINNDSATASNTAIASTSAASLATASAGPSTDSTAGTSAVGNATNAPKKRGRKRNVTSDQMVAAGPSAGSSAGTSAVGNATTTPKKRGRKRNVTSDQTVAATANRRRIKKRKMARLRAKSSRIRLARGCKNKGAEFRRNLRVRFTALM from the exons ATGGCATCCCAACCTCCTTCAGCATCTAGAGGACCATTCATAGCTCCAACTGCCGTAATGGTTACCGAAGCTCTACGTGAACTGAGGAAGCGCAAAG GTTCGTCTTTGAttgctattaaaaaatacgtaCTAGCTCATTACAACGTAAATCCGAGAAGGATTACTGCATTTCTGAAACGCCATATTAAGGCCAAGATTGCCAACGGGGAACTTATTCGCAAGACCGGACGCGGTACTCGCGGATCGTTCAAGTTGCCCCATAAAGCTGTCAAAAAGACAGATGATTCCGAAACGTCAGGAACGGCCGTTCTGCCTAAGAAGAGGGGTAAAAAGCCGAAAGTGGTTGTTACTACTGCAGCTGCTATTCCTTCAACCTCTTCTGCGGCTCCGTCTTCGGCTAAAAAATCTGCCACCGAACCCGTCAAGAAACCGGACACCAATCTTGCAGCTAAAACTGGTACAAAAG GTGCTGCTAAGATCAATAATGATTCTGCCACTGCTAGTAATACGGCCATTGCTTCAACTTCGGCTGCTAGTTTAGCTACCGCATCGGCTGGGCCATCCACTGATAGCACAGCGGGCACATCTGCTGTTGGCAACGCTACGAATGCCCCGAAGAAGAGGGGAAGAAAAAGGAATGTCACCTCAGACCAAATGGTTGCAGCTGGACCATCCGCTGGTAGCTCAGCGGGCACCTCTGCTGTTGGCAATGCTACGACTACCCCAAAGAAGAGGGGAAGAAAAAGGAACGTAACCTCAGACCAAACGGTTGCAGCCACAGCAAACAGAAGAAGAATCAAGAAGCGAAAGATGGCCAGATTGCGCGCTAAATCGTCGAGAATAAGATTAGCTAGAGGCTGTAAGAATAAAGGAGCGGAATTCAGGAGGAATCTCAGAGTCCGCTTCACGGCCCTAATGTAA
- the LOC126266494 gene encoding histone H1E-like isoform X2 codes for MASQPPSTPRGPFIAPTAVMVTEALRELRKRKGSSLIAIKKYVLAHYNVNPRRITAFLKRHIKAKIANGELIRKTGRGTRGSFKLPHKAVKKTDDPETLGSAVLPKKRGRKPKVVVTTAAAIPSTSSVAPSLGTNSATKPVKKPDTNLAAKTDTKGAAKINNDSATANNTAIPTTSAASLATASAAPSDDSSAGTSAIGNATTAPKKRGRKRNATSDQMVAAGPSAGSSAGTSAVGNATTTTKKRGRKRNVTSDQTVAATANRRRIKKRKMARLRAKLSRIRLARGCKNNGAEFRRNLRVRFTALM; via the exons ATGGCATCCCAACCTCCTTCAACACCTAGAGGACCATTCATTGCTCCAACTGCCGTAATGGTTACCGAAGCTCTACGTGAACTGAGGAAGCGCAAAGGTTCGTCTTTGAttgctattaaaaaatacgtaCTAGCTCATTACAACGTAAATCCGAGAAGGATTACTGCATTTCTGAAACGCCATATTAAGGCCAAGATTGCCAACGGGGAACTTATTCGCAAGACCGGACGCGGTACTCGCGGATCGTTCAAGTTGCCCCATAAAGCTGTCAAAAAGACAGATGATCCCGAGACGTTAGGATCGGCCGTTCTGCCTAAGAAGAGGGGTAGGAAGCCGAAAGTGGTTGTTACTACTGCAGCTGCTATTCCTTCCACCTCTTCGGTGGCTCCGTCTTTGGGTACAAATTCTGCCACCAAACCCGTCAAGAAACCGGACACCAATCTTGCAGCTAAGACTGATACAAAAG GTGCTGCTAAGATCAATAATGATTCTGCCACTGCTAATAATACTGCCATTCCTACAACATCGGCTGCTAGTTTAGCTACCGCATCGGCTGCGCCATCCGATGATAGCTCAGCGGGCACCTCTGCTATTGGAAATGCTACGACTGCCCCGAAAAAGAGGGGAAGAAAAAGGAATGCCACCTCAGACCAAATGGTTGCAGCTGGGCCATCCGCTGGTAGCTCAGCGGGCACCTCTGCTGTTGGCAATGCTACTACTACCACAAAGAAGAGGGGAAGAAAAAGGAACGTTACCTCAGACCAAACGGTTGCAGCCACAGCAAACAGAAGGAGAATCAAGAAGCGAAAGATGGCCAGATTGCGCGCTAAATTGTCGAGAATAAGATTAGCTAGAGGCTGTAAGAATAACGGAGCGGAATTCAGGAGGAATCTCAGAGTCCGCTTCACGGCCCTAATGTAA
- the LOC109594363 gene encoding unc-112-related protein has product MISNGHLIGDGSWNLRVLVTDLQAERLIRVKGDVHIGGVMLKLVDDLEIFTDWSDHALWWPEKNMWLTRTRTTLDQYGVHADALLHFTPMHKILRVQLPDLRYLDMKVDFSIKTFSTVVQLCKELGIRHPEELSLCKPLEPNHLKYNYKDMPKKKQQESNGLQKNGHLPPDTNTFIANSSPIGSTGSLDKSHFMCAPVTPSRGPPSSTPFNTPSPANHTLRRNGQDVWNTSYSPNITNSLEQLNGNGFDSSLAHTKYPNNEARKHLIRPKSLVEKARMNVAWLDSSLSIMEQGVREHDTLCLRFKFYVFYDLNPAYDAIRINQIYEQAKWQLLNEEIDCTEEEMLLFAALQFQINRQADRPQPEMEKVSTPSPVEDDIDAALTNLQTTLEGSSLNSTSNDITEVPELKDQLRFLKPKRFTLKAYKKYWFTCKDLNLYMYKSREDMMHGGNTTMKIELKGCEVSQDVNISQNKYVIKLDVATPEGMSEMLIRCDDEHQFARWMACCKLAAKGRSLADSSYEAEKKTILDFLNLQKRTEGPAINPSTIDIPVEDYISPKYLKKPKAKLQHRILEAHANVKDLSLIEAKLNYIKAWQLLPDFGITLFVVKFMENKKEDLLGVAYNRIMKMDINTGDHQKTWRFNTMKAWNVNWEIKHMMVQFEEGNIMFSCQSADCKVIHEFIGGYIFLSTRSKGASQTLDEELFHKLTGGWS; this is encoded by the exons aaatattcacGGACTGGTCGGACCATGCGTTGTGGTGGCCCGAGAAGAATATGTGGCTCACAAGAACGAGAACAACTTTGGACCAATACGGTGTTCATGCAGACGCCCTTCTTCATTTCACACCTATGCACAAAATTTTACGTGTGCAACTTCCAGACCTAAG ATATTTGGACATGAAGGTGGATTTCTCGATAAAAACCTTCTCCACCGTGGTCCAGTTGTGTAAGGAATTGGGCATTAGACATCCGGAGGAGCTGTCTCTCTGCAAACCGCTAGAACCGAACCATCTGAAATACAACTACAAGGACATGCCCAAGAAGAAACAGCAGGAATCGAACGGTCTTCAGAAGAACGGCCATTTGCCGCCAGACACCAACACTTTCATCGCCAACAGCAGCCCGATAGGCAGCACAGGAAGCTTGGACAAGTCCCATTTCATGTGCGCTCCCGTGACGCCGTCCCGAGGTCCTCCGTCGTCGACGCCGTTCAACACTCCCAGTCCCGCAAATCAT ACTCTACGACGAAATGGCCAAGACGTGTGGAACACTTCGTACTCTCCGAACATAACAAACAGTTTGGAGCAACTCAATGGTAACGGCTTCGATAGCTCGCTGGCGCACACGAAATATCCCAATAATGAAGCTAGAAAACACTTGATTCGGCCGAAGTCGCTGGTTGAAAAAGCTAGGATGAACGTAGC CTGGTTGGATTCATCACTGTCCATCATGGAACAAGGTGTTCGGGAGCATGATACGCTATGTTTGCGTTTCAAATTTTACGTTTTCTACGATTTGAATCCTGCATATGATGCTATCAGGATCAATCAGATTTATGAACAGGCAAAATGGCAATTACTTAACGAAGAAATCGATTGCACTGAAGAAGAAATGCTGCTGTTTGCTGCATTACAG TTTCAAATAAACAGACAGGCAGATCGCCCGCAACCTGAAATGGAAAAAGTTTCAACGCCTTCGCCGGTTGAAGATGACATTGATGCGGCCTTGACAAATCTCCAGACTACATTGGAGGGCTCCAGTCTAAATTCAACTTCAAATGATATCACAGAAGTGCCTGAATTAAAAGACCAACTGcgatttttaaa aCCTAAGAGGTTTACTTTAAAGGCTTATAAGAAGTATTGGTTCACATGCAAGGACCTAAATTTATACATGTACAAATCTCGAGAAGATATGATGCACGGAGGTAACACAACCATGAAAATAGAACTTAAAGGATGCGAGGTTTCTCAAGACGTTAACATCAGCCAGAATAAATACGTGATCAAATTGGATGTGGCCACTCCAGAAGGGATGTCTGAAATGTTGATTAGATGCGATGAT GAACATCAATTTGCAAGATGGATGGCTTGCTGCAAATTAGCCGCAAAAGGTAGATCATTGGCCGATAGCTCTTACGAAGCTGAGAAGAAGacaattttggatttcttGAATTTACAAAAGAGAACCGAAGGACCTGCAATCAATCCAAGCACTATTGACATCCCTGTTGAAGATTACATCTCTCCAAAATACTTGAAAAAGCCAAAGGCAAAg TTGCAACATAGGATATTGGAAGCTCACGCCAATGTGAAAGACTTATCGTTGATTGAGgctaaattgaattatattaaggCATGGCAGTTATTGCCTGACTTTGGCATAACACTCTTTGTAGTTAAATTTATGGAGAACAAAAAAGAGGATTTACTTGGTGTTGCATACAATAGAATTATGAAGATGGACATTAACACTGGAGATCATCAGAAGACCTGGCGATTCAACACAATGAAAGCCTGGAATGTAAATTGGGAAATTAAGCACATGATGGTGCAATTTGAAGAGGGCAACATTATGTTCAGTTGTCAATCTGCAGATTGTAAGGTTATCCATGAGTTTATTGGAGGCTACATTTTCCTGTCCACCAGGTCTAAAGGTGCGAGTCAAACGTTGGACGAGGAACTCTTCCATAAACTTACTGGTGGATGGTCTTAA
- the LOC109594349 gene encoding ubiquinone biosynthesis O-methyltransferase, mitochondrial, whose product MIGNLPKTVLCTLPKTFTRYSSTTVDATEIQQFSKFVEHWWDKYGPMKPLHSMNKLRVPFIREGLINSGALEPEQNKNPLPLLGINVLDVGCGGGILSEPLARLGCKVTGLDANPSIIDQAKLHAKQQLLDIDYVASSIEEHVKENGDKYDAVVASEIIEHVTNKDEFLNACLDCLKPKGSIFITTISKTALANFTGVFLAEKVFKLLPEGTHEFNKFIEPHKLQRLLEDRKCKTSLIHGMCYNVFTNTWSWSTDTSINYSLHAIKYTC is encoded by the exons ATGATTg gAAACCTGCCAAAAACGGTCCTTTGTACTCTCCCTAAAACGTTTACCAGATATTCTTCAACGACAGTAGATGCAACAGAAATCcaacaattttcaaagttCGTCGAACATTGGTGGGACAAATATGGACCGATGAAGCCGTTGCACTCCATGAATAAACTGCGAGTACCATTTATTCGAGAAGGTTTGATTAATTCGGGAGCTCTGGAGCCTGAACAGAACAAAAATCCATTACCCCTGCTCGGAATAAATGTTCTCGATGTTGGTTGTGGAG GTGGAATTCTTTCCGAACCTTTGGCGAGACTGGGCTGTAAAGTTACAGGTTTGGATGCCAATCCTTCGATTATAGATCAAGCTAAGCTCCACGCTAAACAACAATTGTTGGATATAGATTACGTAGCCAGCTCTATAGAAGAACACGTAAAAGAGAACGGTGACAAATATGATGCTGTTGTGGCATCTGAAATAATAGAGCACGTTACTAACAaggatgaatttttaaatgcttgtttagattgtttaaaacCGAAAGGTTCGATCTTTATTACAACCATAAGCAAAACTGCTTTGGCGAATTTTACGGGTGTGTTTTTAGCAGAAAAAGTGTTTAAACTTCTTCCAGAAGGAACTCATGAGTTCAACAAATTCATAGAACCCCACAAACTGCAGAGGTTGCTAGAAGATA gAAAATGCAAAACGAGTTTAATACATGGGATGTGTTACAATGTCTTTACTAATACCTGGAGTTGGAGTACGGACACTTCGATAAATTATAGTTTGCATGCTATAAAATATACGTGCTGA
- the LOC109594341 gene encoding transcription factor TFIIIB component B'' homolog, whose amino-acid sequence MASRRIRIKGIANIPQRKKSVVTDTNNVSDDTTKTDLDCAKQSGNVTSPDANKYNDEPVPSCAKSDPPDNTDISVTLNTNVSQNETLTNNLPLISQPETAPVKQDPAVLRRKFIKPTVNVINRKSKEKVINENNNHVPEVSKISAEKIVILNDHMIKPAVVEIRSPSPQKPHVFDTQEIICKETCFVGQTTNCEVTPIDRPIKPPPSIHCVQKLDMEYPPPPSSPSKINRSRIKPIPRLHQRKTSFSASESEDETRRQYSRIRNDSVCSTASIAGEASSISECMSPQRNAREFNTVIREKCKKKVHSRKLAEARRQFNMKYYGKMPDRQKLTMIDLIFYNPTTNPMKNESKKKDDDTIIEDELEDDPSKEEDIDDPSVNKSDEENEMPVPQLKVGPDGEIILDEKSLVVENKQTKKGREEIEKSKVIDGDTFDTGYGIYKRAKRSKDWTPSETLRFYKALNIIGTDFTLMCDLFPKRNRRELKLKFKKEEKVNKNLIDKALMNPCTFEYEELKWEVDREEKELMEISKEEEIKARKEKSKATRKSSILSPPVKRLKTANGEFNSDENTQKSQDDKPASRSKRWKSSDIQHINSDADESSLESESEADFKTKTLT is encoded by the exons ATGGCATCAAGACGAATCCGTATTAAAGGAATAGCGAACATTCCTCAGCGAAAAAAATCTGTTGTGACCGATACGAATAACGTGAGTGATGATACCACGAAAACCGATTTAGATTGTGCGAAACAGTCAGGTAATGTGACTTCTCCAGatgctaataaatataatgatgaACCTGTCCCAAGTTGTGCGAAATCTGATCCTCCAGACAATACTGATATTTCTGTAACATTAAATACGAATGTTTCgcaaaatgaaacattaacaaataatttaccaTTGATCTCACAACCAGAAACTGCCCCAGTAAAACAAGATCCAGCTGTTTTAAggcgaaaatttattaaacccacagtaaatgttataaatagaaaatctaaagagAAGGTGATAAATGAGAACAACAATCATGTACCTGAAGTTAGTAAAATATCTGCAGAAAAAATCGTTATACTGAATGATCATATGATCAAACCTGCAGTTGTGGAAATTAGATCACCATCACCCCAAAAACCTCATGTCTTTGATACACAGGAGATTATTTGTAAGGAGACATGTTTTGTTGGTCAAACAACTAATTGTGAAGTCACACCCATTg ataGACCCATTAAACCACCACCAAGTATACATTGTGTACAAAAATTGGATATGGAATATCCTCCACCACCATCAAGTCCTAGCAAAATTAACAGATCGCGGATAAAACCTATACCTAGATTACATCAGAGAAAAACTAGTTTCAGTGCTAGTGAATCAGAAGATGAGACTAGAAGACAGTACAGTAGAATCCGAAATGATTCA gtGTGTTCTACCGCTTCGATTGCTGGAGAGGCGTCATCAATTTCCGAGTGCATGTCGCCACAGAGGAATGCCCGAGAATTCAACACTGTCATAAGAGAAAAGTGCAAGAAGAAAGTGCACTCTCGTAAATTAGCTGAAGCACGCAGACAATttaacatgaaatattatgGCAAGATGCCTGACAGACAGAAATTGACAATGATTGACCTTATTTTCTATAATCCAACAACTAATCCCatgaa GAATGAATCTAAGAAAAAGGATGATGACACAATAATAGAGGATGAACTGGAAGATGATCCTAGTAAAGAAGAAGACATTGATGATCCTTCAGTTAACAAAAGCGACGAAGAAAATGAAATGCCTGTGCCGCAACTAAAAGTGGGTCCTGATGGAGAAATTATCTTGGATGAAAAAAGTCTGGTGGTTgagaacaaacaaacaaaaaaaggtcgcgaagaaatagaaaaatcaaaagttattGATGGGGATACTTTTGACACTGGTTATGGCATTTATAAAAGAGCCAAGAGGTCTAAAGATTGGACACCATCAGAAACATTGAGATTCTACAAAGCTCTCAATATAATTGGCACAGATTTTACTTTGATGTGCGATCTTTTCCCTAAAAGAAATCGTAGGgagttaaaacttaaattcaaaaaagagGAGAAGGTTAACAAGAACCTTATTGATAAGGCTCTTATGAATCCTTGCACCTTTGAATATGAAGAACTGAAGTGGGAAGTTGACAGGGAAGAAAAAGAATTGATGGAAATCAGtaaagaagaagaaattaaagcAAGGAAGGAGAAGAGTAAAGCAACAAGAAAATCGTCAATTCTGAGCCCTCCAGTGAAAAGATTGAAGACAGCAAATGGAGAGTTTAATTCAGATGAAAATACTCAAAAAAGTCAAGATGATAAACCCGCCTCTAGATCTAAGAGGTGGAAATCGTCTGATATTCAGCACATTAACAGTGATGCAGATGAATCAAGCTTAGAATCAGAGTCTGAAGCAGATTTTAAAACCAAAACTCTTACGTGA